The DNA segment CGAGTTGGCCTGTGCTGCTGCACATGTTGATGGCGGGGTATCCGTTGGAAGCCTTAAAGGTTCCTTATCCCCGAGATTGTACCTTACTTGTGTTGAAGATATCCGTGTCCCTGTTGGCTGTAGACACTGCGAAGATGCTCCGTGCGCTGCTGTTTGTCCTAACTCCGCCATTTACCGAAGCGATAATGGGGTGCAGGTTGATGAAAGTCGTTGTGTAGGCTGTAAAACCTGTCTGGTTAGTTGTCCGTTTGGTGCCATGGAAATGGCGCAGGTTTTGGAAAACGGTAAATCGGTTATGCGTCGTATTGTCGATCCTGATTTTCCTGAGGATGTTAAGATTGAACCGGCTCTTCTGGCCAGCAAATGCGACCTTTGTAAAGGCCGTGAGGCGGGGCCTGCCTGTGTGGAAGCCTGCCCTGAAAACGCATTGGTTTTATTACAGCCTGTTAAAATTAAAAAACGTCGCAATGTTGAAGCAGCGCTGGCACTGAAAGGTTTCGGAGCTAGATCCGGAGACGAATTATAATGACTACTCCATCCCA comes from the Halodesulfovibrio marinisediminis DSM 17456 genome and includes:
- a CDS encoding 4Fe-4S dicluster domain-containing protein; this translates as MPTRLNPFILASASKCIGCRACELACAAAHVDGGVSVGSLKGSLSPRLYLTCVEDIRVPVGCRHCEDAPCAAVCPNSAIYRSDNGVQVDESRCVGCKTCLVSCPFGAMEMAQVLENGKSVMRRIVDPDFPEDVKIEPALLASKCDLCKGREAGPACVEACPENALVLLQPVKIKKRRNVEAALALKGFGARSGDEL